A stretch of the Medicago truncatula cultivar Jemalong A17 chromosome 5, MtrunA17r5.0-ANR, whole genome shotgun sequence genome encodes the following:
- the LOC11419085 gene encoding FBD-associated F-box protein At3g52670, whose protein sequence is MNQIFFEDKEDFMKLFFGCPKLEYLSIHGIKANGTIVEANAGVPVGGYFKHLSKLTRARISLISVPLIAVYNVKFLSVWIERSLSDKEINSFDKSLPMFENITRLQLSWSPSISVHDWEVVLKMLQNCPKLQTLTIVKANNSTTIDWEYPDHVPECVSSHLTNFKVIGSEACEADFRFATYILRNARLLQVMSIHHSLHANLSSCPRISPTCKLIQ, encoded by the exons atgaatcaaatttttttcGAAGATAAGGAGGATTTCATGAAACTTTTTTTCGGGTGTCCAAAATTGGAATATTTGAGTATACATGGAATCAAAGCTAATGGTACAATTGTAGAAGCAAATGCCGGTGTTCCAGTGGGAGGCTACTTTAAACACTTATCCAAGTTGACTCGGGCTCGTATCTCTTTAATTAGTGTTCCGTTAATTGCAGTTTATAATGTCAAATTTCTAAGTGTTTGG ATAGAACGAAGTCTTTCCGATAAAGAAATCAATTCATTTGACAAAAGCCTTCCCATGTTTGAAAACATAACCAGACTTCAACTATCTTGGTCTCCAAGCATTAGCGTTCATGACTGGGAGGTGGTATTGAAAATGCTACAGAATTGTCCCAAACTTCAAACTCTTACCATTGTAAAG GCGAataattcaacaaccatagatTGGGAATATCCAGATCATGTTCCAGAATGTGTTTCGTCTCATCTAACAAACTTTAAAGTTATAGGCTCTGAAGCTTGCGAAGCTGATTTTCGATTCGCAACATATATTTTGCGAAATGCGAGACTTTTACAAGTTATGTCCATTCACCATAGTCTTCACGCAAATTTATCCTCCTGTCCAAGGATCTCTCCCACATGTAAGCTGATTCAGTAG
- the LOC11412774 gene encoding F-box/kelch-repeat protein At1g26930, which yields MLEGRCCVVSRLFCSTCETENDWSYMKYMLDLDIKNGKRPMKIDSAEDEHHPRKCTKMLESCHIVETVCISLQHPKDAVLPETDQKINEPLNVCQGVHDGGDSIDSSDSGIQQSDEEQHAGDSSDSGSLLPRMNRDSSIVCLSRCSRSDYGSLASLNRSFREIIRNGEVYRWRRLNGIMEHWVYFSCALLEWEAYDPIRQRWMHLPRMASNDCFMCSDKESLAVGTELLVFGRELRSHVIYRYSLLTNSWSSGMRMNAPRCLFGSASLGEIAILAGGCDSEGRILDSAELYNSETQTFELLPSMNKPRKMCSGVFMDGKFYVVGGIGGRDSKLLTCGEEYNLQTRTWTDIPDMSPGRSSRGSEMPAATEAPPLIAVVDNELYAADYADMEVKRYDKERKLWITVGRLPERAMSMNGWGLAFRACGNMLIVIGGPRTHGEGFIELNSWVPSEGPPQWRLLARKRSGNFVYNCAVMGC from the coding sequence ATGTTGGAGGGTCGTTGCTGTGTTGTTTCGAGGTTGTTTTGTAGCACTTGTGAAACAGAGAACGATTGGTCTTACATGAAGTACATGCTGGATTTGGACATCAAAAATGGCAAAAGACCAATGAAAATTGATTCTGCTGAGGATGAACATCATCCTAGGAAGTGTACTAAGATGTTGGAATCTTGTCACATAGTTGAAACGGTTTGTATTTCGTTGCAACATCCTAAGGATGCTGTTCTTCCTGAAACGGATCAGAAAATCAATGAACCCTTGAATGTTTGTCAAGGAGTTCATGATGGTGGTGATTCAATAGATTCATCAGATTCTGGTATTCAGCAATctgatgaggagcagcatgctGGAGATTCGTCGGATTCTGGTTCTCTTTTACCAAGGATGAACAGAGACAGCTCAATCGTGTGTCTCAGTCGCTGTTCAAGGTCTGATTATGGTTCGCTTGCTTCGCTGAATAGAAGCTTCCGTGAAATAATCCGAAACGGCGAGGTTTATAGGTGGAGGAGACTAAATGGTATCATGGAACATTGGGTTTATTTCTCGTGTGCTCTCCTTGAATGGGAAGCGTACGACCCAATTCGCCAAAGGTGGATGCATTTGCCGAGGATGGCTTCAAATGATTGCTTCATGTGTTCTGATAAAGAATCTTTAGCTGTAGGAACCGAACTTCTTGTGTTTGGGAGGGAGCTTAGATCTCATGTGATATATAGATACAGTCTTTTGACAAATTCATGGTCCTCTGGAATGAGAATGAATGCTCCAAGATGTTTGTTCGGCTCTGCAAGCCTTGGTGAGATTGCGATATTAGCAGGTGGTTGTGATTCGGAGGGACGCATACTTGACTCCGCCGAACTATACAATTCTGAGACGCAAACGTTTGAACTACTCCCGAGCATGAATAAACCGAGGAAGATGTGTTCTGGTGTATTCAtggatggaaaattttatgttGTAGGTGGAATCGGCGGACGCGATTCAAAGCTTCTTACATGCGGTGAAGAGTATAATTTACAAACCAGAACATGGACAGATATTCCTGACATGTCCCCCGGACGAAGTAGTAGAGGTTCTGAGATGCCTGCTGCAACCGAGGCACCGCCTCTCATTGCCGTTGTAGATAATGAATTGTATGCTGCTGATTATGCTGACATGGAAGTTAAAAGGTATGACAAGGAAAGAAAACTGTGGATTACTGTTGGTAGACTTCCAGAACGAGCGATGTCGATGAATGGTTGGGGTCTTGCATTTAGGGCATGTGGAAATATGCTCATTGTTATTGGCGGACCTAGGACTCATGGTGAAGGTTTCATTGAACTCAATTCTTGGGTACCTAGTGAAGGACCTCCACAATGGCGTCTACTAGCTCGAAAACGATCTGGTAACTTCGTTTATAATTGTGCGGTGATGGGTTGCTGA
- the LOC11414750 gene encoding protein GAMETE CELL DEFECTIVE 1, mitochondrial codes for MQTFRRITTTATTTNQFKSLFSTSKLPTTIRQFSSRNPRSGEEEWNEAWESAWLPQDLTPKTRAPWEGDVNFASEEVADAETKAFVEEMNENWNERRKGLKKEKVEEENVKGGIYSLENIKKDYRLKKQKLHAGLWSKEIEKLEEAKLGGCGGGNGDDDIQKLLDSCSDIFDSHNNDLNNAKDPTSEFKNMPDGWETISKNQDGNIWEMSQREEDILMQEFERRIAYSKFQIASFIKTHIFSRRRPIDGWKYMIEVVGPNAKRGKGSVSRVPSLSDPSTQPFKEEKTSVDKSYIPLGRR; via the exons atgcaaacctTTCGAAGAAtcacaacaacagcaacaacaacaaaccaaTTCAAATCACTCTTCTCCACCAGCAAACTCCCAACAACAATCCGTCAATTCTCATCTCGCAATCCTCGAAGCGGCGAAGAGGAATGGAACGAAGCATGGGAATCAGCGTGGTTACCACAAGACCTAACACCAAAGACACGAGCACCATGGGAAGGAGACGTGAATTTCGCTTCGGAAGAAGTGGCGGACGCGGAGACGAAGGCGTTTGTGGAGGAGATGAATGAGAATTGGAATGAGAGGAGAAAAGGGTTGAAGAAGGAGAAGGTTGAGGAGGAGAATGTGAAAGGTGGGATTTATAGTTTGGAGAATATTAAGAAGGATTATAGGTTGAAGAAACAGAAGTTGCATGCTGGGCTTTGGAGTAAGGAGATTGAGAAACTTGAGGAGGCGAAATTGGGGGGGTGTGGTGGTGGTAATGGGGATGATGATATTCAGAAATTGCTTGATAGTTGTTCAGA TATTTTTGACTCCCACAATAATGATCTGAACAACGCAAAAGATCCAACTTCTGAATTCAAAAACATGCCTGATGGGTGGGAAACAATATCGAAAAATCAAGACGGAAATATATGGGAGATGTCCCAAAGAGAAGAAGATATACTTATGCAGGAATTCGAGCGGCGAATTGCGTATAGCAAATTTCAG ATTGCTAGTTTTATCAAGACACACATATTTAGCCGGAGAAGGCCAATTGATGGGTGGAAATACATGATAGAGGTGGTGGGACCAAATGCCAAGAGAGGGAAGGGCAGTGTTTCTAGAGTACCAAGTCTCTCTGATCCCTCTACCCAACCATTCAAAGAAGAGAAGACTTCAGTTGATAAAAGTTACATTCCCCTTGGTAGGAGATAG
- the LOC11416055 gene encoding F-box/FBD/LRR-repeat protein At4g26340, which translates to MDKVMLSPRAQSITLKSLDLRCWSQLWEDEPDDWLEAAKRRGVENLTLVLFNVQLAPSIFCCKTLMHLHLTRIRVGSMLHCSVDLPLLETLIMSQISFKDTEDFMKLLFGCPKLEYLNIHGIKANGTIVEANAGVPDGGYFKHLSKLTRARISLFNVPFTAVYNVKFLSIWIEQNLSNKQINTFEKSLPVLENLRELQLTWFGRIHNWEVVVKMLQNCPILQTLTILKAENSASIEHWEYPDHVPECVSSNLTKFEVMHYEAWEADFRFATYILQNARLLQI; encoded by the exons ATGGACAAAGTTATGTTGTCTCCACGTGCTCAAAGCATTACTCTCAAATCTCTTGATCTCAGGTGTTGGTCTCAACTCTGGGAGGATGAGCCTGATGACTGGCTCGAAGCAGCAAAACGACGTGGCGTGGAGAATCTCACTCTAGTCTTGTTCAATGTTCAATTGGCACCTAGCATTTTCTGCTGTAAAACACTTATGCATCTGCATTTGACGAGGATACGTGTAGGCTCTATGCTTCACTGTTCCGTTGATCTTCCTTTGCTCGAAACCTTGATTATGtctcaaatttctttcaaaGATACTGAGGATTTCATGAAACTTCTTTTCGGGTGTCCAAAATTGGAATATTTGAATATACATGGAATCAAAGCAAATGGTACAATTGTAGAAGCAAATGCCGGTGTTCCAGATGGAGGGTACTTTAAACACTTATCCAAATTGACTCGGGCTCGTATCTCTTTATTTAATGTCCCGTTCACAGCAGTTTATAATGTCAAATTTCTAAGTATATGG ATAGAACAAAATCTTTCCAATAAACAAATCAATACATTTGAGAAAAGCCTTCCCGTGCTTGAAAACTTAAGGGAACTTCAACTAACTTGGTTCGGACGCATTCATAACTGGGAGGTGGTAGTGAAAATGCTACAGAATTGTCCCATACTTCAAACTCTTACCATTCTAAAG GCGGAGAATTCAGCAAGCATAGAGCATTGGGAATATCCAGATCATGTTCCAGAATGTGTTTCGTCTAATCTAACAAAATTTGAAGTTATGCACTATGAAGCTTGGGAAGCTGATTTTCGATTCGCAACATATATTTTGCAGAATGCGAGACTTTTGCAGATATGA
- the LOC11413983 gene encoding FBD-associated F-box protein At3g52670 produces MKNKSGKRKRLLPSQSATVDTLNDFPDEILTHILSLLPCKDAFRTTVLSKRWVSLCHSLSTLNINDEGVNNSEDWIYFRRLMDKVMLSPLAQRLTLKSLSLSCWSELWEEEADGCLSFDNWLEAAKLRGMERLYLHLLNVPLAPTIFCCKTLLRLYLTNLTTSISVGSMVHCSVDLPLLETLFVFNIFFEDTKDFTKLLLGCPKLEYLAIDRVNANAGVPEGGYFKHLSKLILACISLFNVPFKAVYNVKYLTVCEIGKSLPNKEINSFDTVFENLTKLQTLNIAKAKNSTTIEHWEYPDHVPECVSSHLTKFEVIDYEACEADFRFATYILQNARLLQVMTIHHTLHPNPMESPQFLENLSSCPRMSPTCKLNLSSS; encoded by the exons atgaaaaataaaagtggtAAGAGGAAAAGATTGTTGCCGTCACAGTCGGCGACGGTTGATACTCTCAATGACTTCCCTGATGAGATACTAACTCACATTCTCTCTTTGCTTCCATGCAAAGACGCTTTTAGAACCACCGTTCTTTCGAAAAGATGGGTCTCATTATGCCACTCACTCTCCACTCTCAACATCAATGATGAAGGTGTCAACAATTCTGAGGACTGGATTTACTTCCGTCGTCTTATGGACAAAGTTATGCTGTCTCCACTCGCTCAACGCCTTACCCTCAAATCTCTTTCTCTTAGCTGCTGGTCTGAACTCTGGGAGGAAGAGGCTGATGGCTGTTTGAGTTTCGACAATTGGCTTGAAGCAGCAAAACTACGTGGCATGGAGCGTCTCTATCTACACTTGTTAAATGTTCCATTGGCACCTACCATTTTCTGCTGTAAAACACTTCTGCGTCTGTATTTGACAAATTTGACAACGAGCATAAGTGTAGGCTCTATGGTTCACTGTTCCGTTGATCTTCCTTTGCTCGAAACGTTGTTTGTGTTTAACATTTTTTTCGAAGATACAAAGGATTTCACGAAACTTCTTTTAGGGTGTCCCAAATTGGAATATTTGGCTATAGATCGTGTAAATGCTAATGCCGGTGTTCCAGAGGGAGGGTACTTTAAACACTTGTCCAAGTTGATATTGGCTTGTATCAGTTTGTTCAATGTGCCGTTCAAAGCAGTTTATAATGTCAAGTATCTAACTGTATGTGAG ATTGGGAAAAGTCTTCCCAATAAAGAAATCAATTCATTTGACACGGTGTTTGAAAACTTAACCAAACTTCAAACTCTTAACATTGCAAAG GCGAagaattcaacaaccatagagCATTGGGAATATCCAGATCATGTTCCAGAATGTGTTTCGTCTCATCTAACAAAATTTGAAGTTATAGACTATGAAGCTTGCGAAGCTGATTTTCGATTCGCAACATATATTTTGCAGAATGCGAGACTTTTACAAGTTATGACCATTCATCATACTCTTCACCCAAATCCAATGGAGAGCCCtcaatttttagaaaatttatcCTCCTGTCCAAGAATGTCTCCCACATGTAAGCTGAATCTCAGCAGTTCCTAG